In Pseudomonas sp. PDM14, a genomic segment contains:
- a CDS encoding TonB-dependent copper receptor, with translation MHSHHLNAVPRLPLLASRLRWHHAFALFLGVLATPMVFAEEHQHLHEHPLMVDSDPGLDLAPTVITAIQQSSPLTVIANPKDARQPVPASDATDYLKTIPGFSAIRSGGSNGDPVLRGMFGSRLNLRTNGGLMLGACPYRMDAPSSYISPETFDKLTVIKGPQTVLWGPGASAGTVLFEREPEQFGELGSRIHASVLAGSNGRFDKVLDGAVGSELGYLRAVGNQAQSDDYADGDGDTVPSRWKKWNGDVAIGWTPDPDTLLELTAGKGDGEARYAGRGMDGAQFERESLGLRFEKSNLGGVLDKVEAQVYYNYADHVMDNFSLRSPDPTSMMAGPMASQVDRRTLGGRFAATFRWTDVELVSGVDVLRSEHRERNSSYDMMTDTYTDTDQFAWDKDAVMHNYGAFGELTWQVAERNRVIAGARLDRASAKDFRTESRGMMMSMPNPTAGETRADTLPSGFARFEHDLADSPTTLYAGIGHVQRFSDYWELFSAGSGPAGADNAFDGIKPEKTTQLDVGVQYASDDLQAWASGYVGQVRDYILFNYSTDMMGMSSSQADNIDARIMGGELGVAYDLDANWNTDATLAYAWGKNSSDGQALPQMPPLEARLGLSYVRDDWSAGALWRLVAAQNRVDAGKGNVVGQDFGKSAGFGVFSLNGAYRVSDNLKLSAGVDNLFDKDYAEHLNLAGDAGFGYPADPVAIDEAGRTLWAKVDLDF, from the coding sequence ATGCACAGCCACCACCTGAATGCCGTACCCCGCCTACCCCTGCTGGCCAGCCGCCTGCGCTGGCACCACGCCTTTGCCCTGTTCCTCGGTGTGCTCGCCACCCCCATGGTGTTTGCCGAGGAACACCAGCATCTGCACGAGCACCCGCTGATGGTCGACAGCGACCCGGGCCTGGACCTCGCGCCGACGGTGATCACCGCCATCCAGCAGAGCTCCCCGCTGACCGTGATCGCCAACCCCAAGGACGCCCGTCAGCCGGTGCCGGCCAGCGACGCCACCGATTACCTGAAGACCATTCCCGGTTTCTCCGCGATCCGCAGCGGCGGCAGCAACGGTGATCCGGTGCTGCGCGGCATGTTCGGCTCGCGCCTCAACCTGCGCACCAACGGCGGCCTGATGCTCGGCGCCTGCCCCTACCGCATGGATGCGCCAAGCTCCTACATTTCCCCGGAAACCTTCGACAAGCTCACCGTGATCAAGGGCCCGCAGACCGTGCTCTGGGGGCCCGGTGCCTCGGCCGGCACGGTGTTGTTCGAGCGTGAACCGGAGCAGTTCGGCGAACTCGGCAGCCGCATTCACGCCAGTGTGCTGGCCGGCTCCAATGGCCGCTTCGACAAGGTGCTCGACGGCGCCGTGGGCAGCGAGCTGGGCTACCTGCGCGCGGTGGGCAACCAGGCGCAGTCCGATGACTACGCGGATGGCGACGGAGACACCGTGCCGTCGCGCTGGAAGAAGTGGAACGGCGACGTCGCCATCGGCTGGACACCCGACCCCGACACCCTGCTCGAACTCACCGCCGGCAAGGGCGACGGCGAGGCGCGCTACGCCGGCCGCGGCATGGACGGCGCACAGTTCGAGCGCGAGAGCCTCGGCCTGCGTTTCGAGAAGAGCAACCTGGGTGGCGTGCTGGATAAGGTCGAGGCGCAGGTCTACTACAACTACGCCGACCATGTGATGGACAACTTCAGCCTGCGCAGCCCCGACCCGACCAGCATGATGGCCGGGCCGATGGCCTCGCAGGTCGACCGCCGCACCCTGGGCGGGCGCTTCGCTGCAACGTTCAGATGGACCGATGTCGAACTGGTCAGCGGGGTCGACGTGCTGCGCAGCGAACACCGCGAGCGCAACTCCAGCTACGACATGATGACCGACACCTACACCGACACCGACCAGTTCGCCTGGGACAAGGATGCGGTGATGCACAACTACGGCGCCTTCGGCGAGCTGACCTGGCAGGTCGCCGAGCGCAACCGAGTGATCGCCGGAGCACGCCTGGACCGCGCCTCGGCCAAGGACTTCCGCACGGAAAGCCGCGGCATGATGATGAGCATGCCCAACCCGACGGCCGGCGAAACCCGCGCCGACACTCTGCCCAGCGGCTTCGCCCGCTTCGAGCACGACCTCGCCGATTCGCCGACCACCCTCTACGCCGGCATCGGCCACGTGCAGCGCTTCTCCGACTACTGGGAGCTGTTCTCCGCCGGCAGCGGCCCGGCCGGCGCGGACAATGCCTTCGACGGCATCAAACCGGAGAAGACGACCCAGCTCGACGTTGGCGTGCAGTACGCCAGCGACGACCTGCAGGCGTGGGCGTCGGGCTACGTCGGCCAGGTGCGCGACTACATCCTGTTCAACTACAGCACCGACATGATGGGCATGAGCAGCTCGCAGGCCGACAACATCGATGCGCGCATCATGGGCGGCGAACTGGGCGTGGCCTACGACCTCGACGCTAACTGGAACACCGACGCGACCCTGGCCTACGCCTGGGGCAAGAACAGCTCCGATGGCCAGGCCCTGCCGCAGATGCCGCCGCTGGAGGCACGCCTGGGCCTCAGCTACGTGCGTGACGACTGGAGCGCCGGCGCCCTGTGGCGCCTGGTGGCCGCGCAGAACCGCGTGGATGCCGGCAAGGGCAACGTGGTCGGCCAGGACTTCGGCAAGAGCGCCGGCTTCGGCGTGTTCTCGCTGAACGGTGCCTACCGCGTCAGCGACAACCTCAAGCTCAGTGCCGGCGTCGACAACCTGTTCGACAAGGACTACGCCGAGCACCTCAACCTGGCCGGCGATGCGGGCTTCGGCTACCCGGCCGACCCGGTGGCCATCGACGAAGCCGGGCGCACCCTGTGGGCCAAGGTCGACCTGGACTTCTGA
- a CDS encoding copper chaperone PCu(A)C: protein MKSINALALVALLCTPLLASAHEHATTRLQIDQPWSREMPPSAPTAAVYLSVRNDTDSADRLLAVDTPAAAKAELHEHIHQNGLMKMQQVASVDIPAHGAVAFAPMAYHVMLFGLKAPLKAGQTFALTLHFEHAGAVQVEVPVLKDAPAAQDAPAHSH, encoded by the coding sequence ATGAAATCGATCAACGCCCTCGCGCTCGTTGCGCTGCTGTGCACCCCGCTGCTGGCCAGCGCCCACGAACACGCCACCACCCGCCTGCAGATCGACCAGCCCTGGTCGCGGGAAATGCCGCCGAGCGCCCCCACCGCTGCGGTGTACCTGAGCGTGCGCAACGACACCGACAGCGCCGACCGCCTGCTCGCCGTCGACACCCCGGCCGCGGCCAAGGCCGAGCTGCACGAACACATCCACCAGAACGGCCTGATGAAGATGCAACAGGTCGCCAGCGTCGACATTCCCGCCCACGGCGCCGTGGCCTTCGCGCCCATGGCCTACCACGTGATGCTGTTCGGCCTGAAGGCACCGCTCAAGGCCGGCCAGACGTTCGCCCTGACGCTGCATTTCGAACACGCCGGCGCCGTGCAGGTCGAGGTGCCCGTGCTGAAAGACGCACCTGCCGCGCAAGACGCCCCCGCCCACAGCCATTGA
- a CDS encoding substrate-binding periplasmic protein: protein MSVIKRNTLSGCILLIGLCGSSAFAQPWLGGGTTWHPFSYADAQGNPRGIAVDVVKRVSEQNGLEVAFLFYPANRLNFLLDNGRLDLNYADSPLWNSADAGQRFVYSQPYLNVRESLYFLSEHPSRAQPLQQLQGLRVGMVRGYAYPLLSETLGDAHLQKVETSDEAALLDLLLRHRVDAIAMVDDVFSTLLASRQLDAARFTRSVQLSDAPLVIKLQRQHADQLPGVNEALRKMKESGEIERIRSAYLSDLAHTPPAPE, encoded by the coding sequence ATGTCGGTGATAAAGCGCAACACGTTGTCTGGCTGCATTCTGCTGATCGGGCTCTGCGGCTCATCGGCCTTCGCGCAACCGTGGCTGGGTGGTGGCACCACCTGGCACCCGTTCAGTTATGCCGATGCCCAGGGCAATCCGCGCGGCATCGCGGTGGACGTGGTGAAGCGCGTCAGCGAGCAGAACGGCCTGGAAGTGGCGTTCCTGTTCTACCCCGCCAACCGCCTCAACTTCCTGCTCGACAACGGCCGCCTGGACCTCAACTACGCCGACTCGCCCCTGTGGAACAGCGCCGACGCCGGCCAGCGCTTCGTCTACTCGCAGCCCTATCTCAATGTGCGCGAGTCCCTCTATTTTCTTAGTGAGCACCCCAGCCGCGCGCAACCGTTGCAGCAGTTGCAGGGGCTGCGTGTCGGCATGGTGCGCGGCTATGCCTACCCGCTGCTGAGCGAGACCCTGGGCGATGCCCATCTGCAGAAAGTAGAGACCTCGGACGAGGCCGCGCTGCTTGACCTGCTGCTGCGTCATCGGGTCGACGCGATCGCCATGGTCGACGACGTGTTCAGCACCCTGCTCGCCAGTCGCCAGCTCGATGCGGCGCGCTTCACCCGCAGCGTGCAGCTCAGCGATGCGCCTCTGGTGATCAAGCTGCAGCGGCAGCATGCCGACCAGCTGCCGGGGGTCAACGAGGCCCTGCGCAAGATGAAGGAAAGCGGCGAGATCGAACGCATCCGCAGCGCTTACCTGAGCGACCTGGCCCACACCCCGCCAGCCCCTGAGTAG